AAACAACAAATCGTCATCACCTCGATTCCTTACGGCATCAACAAATCCAAGCTCATCGAAAAAATCGCAGAGATCATCATCGCAAAAAAACTACCGGGATTGACCGATGTGCGCGATGAAAGCGATGAGAAAATCCGTATCATTCTGGAGACCAAAAGCTCCATCGATACGGACAAGATGGTCGCCTATATTCTCAAGCACACTGATTTTGAGACCAGCATCCAGATCAACTTCAATTGTCTGAATCCAGACGGCGAGCCGAAACGTCTGTCTCTCAAGGAAATTTTTCGTTATTTTCTCGACTTCAGAAAACAAGTCGTCACGCGCCGATTCGAGTATGAACTGCGTCTGCTTGAAAAACGACTGCATATCCTCATCGCCCTTGCAAAAATATTCAATCAACTCGATGAAGCGCTCAAGCTGATACGCAGTTCCAGTTCGCGCAAAGAAGCCCATGAAAAAATCAAAAATGCCTTTGATCTGGACGACGATCAAACCACTGCGATTCTTGAAATTCCGCTCTACCGCCTGGTCTCGCTCGAAATAGATAAAATCCTGGCCGAGCAAAAAGAAAAACAGGCGGAAAAGAAGCGCATCGAAGGCATCCTCAAATCCCCTGCAAAAGTATGGGCGGAGGTGCGTTCAGAGATTGAAATCATCAACGAAAAATTCGGAGACAAACGAAAAACAAAAATCAAAACGGACGACAGCATTGAATTCAACGCAGAGGATTTTGTTGAAGAGGAAGAAGCCTTCCTTGTGGTCAGCGCTTTGGGATGGTTGCGTAAAGTGAAATCCATGCCGGATGAAGCGACCCTGCGCTTCAAGGAAAACGATTCCCTGCTGGAAATCGTTCGCGCCAATTCCAAAGACATGATTGCATTTTTCACCAATCATGGCATGGTTTACGTGCAGAAGGCCTACCAGTTCCCCTATTCCAGAGGCGGTTTTGGAGATCCCATCCAAAATATTTTTAAATTTACCGACGGAGAAAAGCCCTTATTCATCTCAACTCTCGATGGTTCCGGCGCGGAAATCGCCAGCAAAGCCAAACCGGCGAAGAAAGATAAACAACAGTCCCTGGCCTTCGAAGAGAACTCCAATGTCAGCGAAGATCAATGTTTGACCGTATCGACCCAGGGCTATGGTTTCAGATTTTCTCTATCGCAAATCTCCGAGACCACTCGCGCCGGGCGCAAGTTTGCCAGCCTCAAATCCGGCGCCTTGTTAGCCGGCGTCACGCCGGTCAGTGGGGACTATGTCTTTCTCGCTTCAGAAAAAGGCAAGGGCATGATGATCCCGCTCGACGAAACGCCATTACTCACAGGCCCCGGAGCCGGAGTGCGTCTGATCAAATTGATCGACACCGAGTTAGCGGGCTTCAAATGCGTGACCGCAAAAAGTTCGGCGACGCTGGAACTGGATGGCGGCAAAACGAAAGAGATCAAAATGAACTCGGTTCCCGTCTACAGTCGCGGCAGTCAAGGCGTTGCCCTGTCCAAAAAATTAAAAATCCTGTCAATCCGTTAGAAAGTCATAGGAATGTCGAACACATACGATTCAAAAGATATTCAGGTTCTCGAAGGTCTCGAACCTGTACGCAAGCGACCGGGCATGTATATCGGCTCCACAACGAGTTCCGGCCTGCATCATCTGGTCTGGGAAATTCTGGACAATGCTGTTGACGAGGCCTTGAACGGACATTGCGACCAGATCGAGATCACTTTGGAAGACGACGGCGGCGTCACCATCAAAGACAACGGGCGCGGCATCCCCATTGACACTTTTCAAAAGTCAGGGAAGAGCGCAATGGAAGTCTTGTTCACCACCCTGCATTCCGGCGGCAAATTCGACGACGACGCCTACAAAGTATCAGGCGGTTTGCATGGCGTGGGTATGGCGGTGGTCTGCGCCTTGTCCGAAACGCTGGAGTCAACGTCGCGTCGCGACGGATTTGAATGGAGCCAAACTTATTCGCGCGGCAAGCCGACTGGAAAACTTGTCAAAGGAAAATCATCGCGCAATTACGGAACGACCATCCACTTCAAACCCGATCCGCAAATATTTCCAAAAATCGAATTCGCGCCCAAACTCATTCTCGAACGCGTGGAGGCCAAGGCATTTCTCAACAAGGGACTGAAAATTGTCTTCAATGAGAACGGTCAAACGCATACCTTCCAATACCCGGAGGGCATCAAGGATTATATCCGGCACCTGCTCAAGAACCAGTCCACGCTTTCGGACGACCCCTTCTATCTTGAAACAGAAAACAAAACCATGCGACTGGAAACCACTTTCATGTGGAGTTCCAAAACAGACACGCTCATTTTGTCTTACGCCAATTCAATACGCACGGCAGACGGCGGAACGCATGAAAATGGCTTCAGGAACGGCATCACCAAAGCCTTGCGAACCTACATTGAAAGAAGAAATCTTCTACCCAAGGGCGTGACCGGAATCACCGCCGACGACGTTAAAGAAGGTTTAACGGCGATCATCAATGTCTACCTGCAAGGCGACGTTGAATTTCAGGGCCAGACTAAAGGACGCTTGAACTCCGAAATCACTTCTCAAGTCGAGTCCTCAGTGAAGCATTCGCTGGAGCAAACGCTTCATGCGCATTCGACGCTCGGCGACACGATTGCAAACCGCGTCATCCTGTCCGCACAGGCCCGACTGGCCTCGCGCCTGGCGAAAGACGCGATTCATAGAAAAACCAACATCTCGCACCGCCTGAATCTTCCCGGAAAACTTTCCGACTGCGCGACAGTGGATCGCGATTCTGCCGAACTGTTCATTTGCGAAGGAGACTCTGCAGGCGGTTCCAGCAAACAGGCTCGAGATCGCAAGACTCAGGCCATCCTGCCCATTCGCGGAAAAATCCTCAATGTCGAAACCGCAACCTTGAGCAAAACGCTGAACAATAACGAAATCAAAAATATTATTTCAGCTCTGGGAACCGGCATCGAACCCAAATACGATTACGCCAAACTCCGCTACGGCAAGGTCATCATCATGACAGACGCCGATGTCGACGGCGCGCACATCTGCGCCCTGCTCCTGACATTCTTCTACCGTCATATGCCGCAGTTGATTGCGAACGGCCATCTCTACATTGCGCAACCGCCCCTCTACCGCATCGACGCGGGTAAAAAGGTGATGTACGCCGTCGACGATGAGGAAAGAGACGCCATCGTTGAAAAACTGAATGGTGCTGCTTACGAAATCGGCCGATTCAAGGGGCTTGGAGAAATGCCCTCTTCCGACCTCAAACAAACCACGATGGATAAAAAGAACCGTTCCTTGATTCAGGTAAAAATCCGTAACGCCGAGGAAACTAATCAGGCCTTTGTCGATTTAATGGGGAAAGACGCCGAACCTCGCTTCAAGTTCATTACAGAACGCGCTCTCGACGTGAAGGACCTCGACATCTGAATAGCCTCCAGGGCCTTAACCGGTAATTTTATCAATAAGTTCCCCTCTCGATTCCATTCCCAAAGCGCTTGTTTTTCCCCTATCAAAAGAGTAGTCTATATGGTAATCCGTTGTAACTTATAAACGGGACGTTATCAGAAATTTTGCTTTTTCCAAATTCAAAAGAAGACTGGCATTCTGGTAAGGAAGAATTTGATATACGGGTTCATCAGAATAGAAAAAACATCAGAGTGGTGAAATTTGTCAGCAAGCGATTAGAAACGGAATGACCACATTGTAACAGGTCGGGATCATCAGGATTTTTAGAGGGGACTGTGATTTATAACAACCCCAGTCCACTTAAAGCGTTTAACTTTTCAATTTTTCAAACATCAATTCATAGCAACTATTATTATGCAAGGACAACCTCAAGGTTCCATAGAAGAAGCGGCGTCCGCATCTGAAATCATCAAGAATTTAGCGGCCACCCTGCAGAATAATACCGAGAACCGGGATTTCATGGAAGTTTTAGCCTGCGATCTGAAAAAAGTTTTCAGTTGCAACCATATTTCCCTCTACGGCGTCGACCGCGTCAATCGCCGCCTGTTCAGCCCAATCAGCGATGGCATTGAAAGTGAAACCAAAAGTTATATTGATATCTCACCCAAAAAACTCATCGGCTATGTGGCGATCACTGGAAAACCTGTCCTGCTTCAAAATGCATACTCCGAAACAGCTCTCTCAAAATTACATTCTCAACTAACGCCGGGCTCATCCATTGAAGAAGCGTTGGATACCAAATCACAATCGGTCATGGCTTTGCCTTTGCCCGCAAATAGAAAACTGGTAGGCATTCTGGAAATCATTTCAACCCAGGATGACAAAATTTTTGATGAGAACGATCTGAAAGTCGCGCGCGATATATCCCCGATTCTCGGTCAGTACATTCATTCCCTGGATCGACGGAAAGATTCGACGCCGGAAGAACAGTTGCACCGCATTTCACAGGTGATCCATTCCGCAAAACATGTCGACGATATTCTGATTGAGGTTAAGAACTCTATCCTCGACTTGTTTGAGGCCGACGTCATCACGATTTACGCCGTCGATTCGGCAAATAACGAAATTTATTCCAAAGTTAAATCCGGCGATCGTATCGACAAAATACGGGTTCCCATTTCTCCCGTAAGCATCGCTGGATGGGTGGCGATGAGTCAAAAAAGCGTCAACATCAAAAACGTCTACGACGCTGAAGAAATCAAAACCTATCACGAAGATATTGTTTTCGACGATTCATGGGATAAGAAAACCGGATACCAAACCAATTCCATGCTCTCCTGCCCCATGCTGAAGGGCACGGAACTGATGGGAGTGCTCCAGCTCATTAACAAAAAAGATGGAGGTCCCTTCACAGAAGCGGATGAGAAGAACGCCAAAATCATTTCAGAAACTCTGGCGCTGGCCTTTCACAACTACAGTAAATACGTCCCGGAAACGCCAACCAAGTTCAGTTATCTGGTGAACGAAGGAATCATTTCTGCAGAGGAATTGAAGGAAGCGATTTTAAAATCGAGAAAATCTCAAATCGACGTCGAAAATATTCTATTGAATGATTTTAAAATCAAGCGATCCGACCTCGGTAAATCGCTGGAGACCTTTCACAACCTTCCCTATTTCACATACAGCGATACGGTGGTTTTGCCAGGAGAAGTTTTCACCGGTTTGAACAAAAATTTCCTTCTGAAAAACTTTTGGACTCCGCTTCAAAAGGAAGGCGACAAGATCACTATCCTGATCAACAGCCCGGACAAGCAAGACACCATCAACAACATCAAACTCATCTTTTCCCGCAAACAAATCGAGTTCAAGGTTGGCTTGAAGATCGACATCTACGATTACCTCAATTCCAGCCTGGGCTATGACGAAAGTATTTCGACGCCGGAAACAGAGGGCATGTCTTCTCTGCTTAGCGCACTGAAAGATGAATCCGGAGCGGAACTGGAATCAGCGCCGGACAACGACGAGTCCAATATGATCAGCGAAACGGACAGCACCATCGTCCGACTCGTTAATAAAATACTCATCGACGCTTATGATCGAGGCGTGTCAGACATTCACATTGAGCCGGGACTGAACAAGGATCCCATCACGGTGCGTTTCCGCAAAGATGGTGAATGCTCGATTTACGAAGAAATCCCTTACCTCTTCAAACATGCTGTGTTGTCCCGAATCAAGATCATGTCCAAGCTGGACATTGCCGAGCGCCGCATGCCGCAGGATGGGAAAATTCGCATGAAGTACGGCCCCAAAGATATTGAATACCGCGTCGCCACCTGCCCGACCGTGGGCGGCAACGAGGATGCGGTGCTTCGTATTCTGGCGGCGAGCAAACCGATCCCTCTCGATAAGATGAATTTCAACGATCGTAACTACGCGAAGCTTATTGACAAGATCGTCAAACCTTATGGCTTGATCCTGGTCGTAGGACCCACCGGTTCGGGTAAAACTACAACGCTACACTCGGCGCTTGGCTACATCAACAAACCGGGCAAAAAAATATGGACGGCTGAAGACCCGGTGGAAATCACGCAACGGGGTTTGCGGCAGGTTCAGATGCTCAACAAAATTGGTCTGGACTTTGCGCGCGCCATGAAATCATTTTTACGCGGCGATCCCGACGTCATCATGGTCGGTGAAATGCGCGACGCCGAAACCTGTTCGATCGGTTTGGAAGCGTCCCTGACAGGGCATTTGGTTTTCAGCACCCTGCACACCAACTCGGCGCCGGAAACCATCACCCGACTGCTCGATATGGGAATGAATCCTCTCAATTTCGCCGACGCCTTATTATTGATCGTCGCCCAGCGTCTGGTCCGCACACTCTGCAAGAACTGCAAGGAAGACTATCATCCATCGCGCGAAGAATTCGATACTCTTGTCCGTGAGTACGGCGAAAAGGACTTTCAAAAACTCGGTATCGAGTATACCGACGACCTGATGCTGAAAGGCCCCAAAGGTTGTGAGAAATGCGGCGATAGCGGTTATGCAGGTCGAACAGGTATCCATGAACTGCTGGAAGGAACCAACGATATGAAGCGGATGGTCATGCAACAGAGCATGGTCGAGCAACTGCGCGAACAGGCGATTAAAGACGGCATGACCACCCTGAAACAGG
This window of the Candidatus Nitrohelix vancouverensis genome carries:
- a CDS encoding DNA topoisomerase 4 subunit A encodes the protein MNDVKLSDLQEELENRFLTYALSTIVSRSLPDVRDGLKPIHRRILYAIDQMGVSATAKHVKSAKIIGEVLGKYHPHGDASTYESMVRMAQDFAMRYPLVEGKGNFGSVDGDPAAAYRYTEGRLTPITAFMLADLKKETVDFKLNYDNTLKEPVVLPSQVPNLLVNGSSGIAVGMACSFPSHNLKEINNALIALIEDPEKTVAQLMKHVKGPDFPTGGVLLSSKQDIQSAYEQGLGSLRVRGEWTVESLPKGKQQIVITSIPYGINKSKLIEKIAEIIIAKKLPGLTDVRDESDEKIRIILETKSSIDTDKMVAYILKHTDFETSIQINFNCLNPDGEPKRLSLKEIFRYFLDFRKQVVTRRFEYELRLLEKRLHILIALAKIFNQLDEALKLIRSSSSRKEAHEKIKNAFDLDDDQTTAILEIPLYRLVSLEIDKILAEQKEKQAEKKRIEGILKSPAKVWAEVRSEIEIINEKFGDKRKTKIKTDDSIEFNAEDFVEEEEAFLVVSALGWLRKVKSMPDEATLRFKENDSLLEIVRANSKDMIAFFTNHGMVYVQKAYQFPYSRGGFGDPIQNIFKFTDGEKPLFISTLDGSGAEIASKAKPAKKDKQQSLAFEENSNVSEDQCLTVSTQGYGFRFSLSQISETTRAGRKFASLKSGALLAGVTPVSGDYVFLASEKGKGMMIPLDETPLLTGPGAGVRLIKLIDTELAGFKCVTAKSSATLELDGGKTKEIKMNSVPVYSRGSQGVALSKKLKILSIR
- a CDS encoding DNA gyrase subunit B, which translates into the protein MSNTYDSKDIQVLEGLEPVRKRPGMYIGSTTSSGLHHLVWEILDNAVDEALNGHCDQIEITLEDDGGVTIKDNGRGIPIDTFQKSGKSAMEVLFTTLHSGGKFDDDAYKVSGGLHGVGMAVVCALSETLESTSRRDGFEWSQTYSRGKPTGKLVKGKSSRNYGTTIHFKPDPQIFPKIEFAPKLILERVEAKAFLNKGLKIVFNENGQTHTFQYPEGIKDYIRHLLKNQSTLSDDPFYLETENKTMRLETTFMWSSKTDTLILSYANSIRTADGGTHENGFRNGITKALRTYIERRNLLPKGVTGITADDVKEGLTAIINVYLQGDVEFQGQTKGRLNSEITSQVESSVKHSLEQTLHAHSTLGDTIANRVILSAQARLASRLAKDAIHRKTNISHRLNLPGKLSDCATVDRDSAELFICEGDSAGGSSKQARDRKTQAILPIRGKILNVETATLSKTLNNNEIKNIISALGTGIEPKYDYAKLRYGKVIIMTDADVDGAHICALLLTFFYRHMPQLIANGHLYIAQPPLYRIDAGKKVMYAVDDEERDAIVEKLNGAAYEIGRFKGLGEMPSSDLKQTTMDKKNRSLIQVKIRNAEETNQAFVDLMGKDAEPRFKFITERALDVKDLDI
- a CDS encoding GspE/PulE family protein; this encodes MALPLPANRKLVGILEIISTQDDKIFDENDLKVARDISPILGQYIHSLDRRKDSTPEEQLHRISQVIHSAKHVDDILIEVKNSILDLFEADVITIYAVDSANNEIYSKVKSGDRIDKIRVPISPVSIAGWVAMSQKSVNIKNVYDAEEIKTYHEDIVFDDSWDKKTGYQTNSMLSCPMLKGTELMGVLQLINKKDGGPFTEADEKNAKIISETLALAFHNYSKYVPETPTKFSYLVNEGIISAEELKEAILKSRKSQIDVENILLNDFKIKRSDLGKSLETFHNLPYFTYSDTVVLPGEVFTGLNKNFLLKNFWTPLQKEGDKITILINSPDKQDTINNIKLIFSRKQIEFKVGLKIDIYDYLNSSLGYDESISTPETEGMSSLLSALKDESGAELESAPDNDESNMISETDSTIVRLVNKILIDAYDRGVSDIHIEPGLNKDPITVRFRKDGECSIYEEIPYLFKHAVLSRIKIMSKLDIAERRMPQDGKIRMKYGPKDIEYRVATCPTVGGNEDAVLRILAASKPIPLDKMNFNDRNYAKLIDKIVKPYGLILVVGPTGSGKTTTLHSALGYINKPGKKIWTAEDPVEITQRGLRQVQMLNKIGLDFARAMKSFLRGDPDVIMVGEMRDAETCSIGLEASLTGHLVFSTLHTNSAPETITRLLDMGMNPLNFADALLLIVAQRLVRTLCKNCKEDYHPSREEFDTLVREYGEKDFQKLGIEYTDDLMLKGPKGCEKCGDSGYAGRTGIHELLEGTNDMKRMVMQQSMVEQLREQAIKDGMTTLKQDGILKIFKGDCDLKQVLAVCIV